A window from Theobroma cacao cultivar B97-61/B2 chromosome 3, Criollo_cocoa_genome_V2, whole genome shotgun sequence encodes these proteins:
- the LOC18605157 gene encoding protein TAPETUM DETERMINANT 1 codes for MNRRFLLALSSFSFAVLFLFLVALFSGQGKNISSSFGLKLSRLRIKQWDNTLSTPHRKLLRGIAVEEPNRIWGEKCTKADIVINQGPTAPLPSGIPTYTVEIVNVCVTGCDISGIHLNCGWFSSARLINPKIFKRIRYNDCLVNDGKPLVNGGTLSFQYANTFLYPLSVSRVVCS; via the exons ATGAATCGGCGATTCCTCTTGGCACTATCCTCGTTTTCCTTCGCCGTGTTATTCCTCTTCCTCGTCGCGCTTTTCTCAG GTCAGGGTAAAAACATCAGTTCTTCATTCGGGTTGAAGCTGTCGAGGCTGAGGATCAAGCAATGGGACAACACACTTTCTACGCCACATCGCAAGCTTCTTCGTG GAATAGCAGTGGAGGAACCCAACCGAATTTGGGGAGAGAAGTGTACCAAGGCTGATATTGTGATCAATCAGGGACCCACAGCCCCACTCCCAAGTGGCATACCGACCTACACTGTTGAGATCGTGAACGTGTGCGTCACTGGCTGTGACATCTCTGGAATTCACCTAAACTGTGGCTGGTTTAGTTCGGCTCGCCTCATCAACCCTAAAATATTCAAGCGCATTCGCTATAATGACTGCCTTGTTAACGATGGCAAGCCTTTAGTTAACGGTGGGACACTCTCATTTCAATATGCTAATACCTTCCTTTACCCTCTTTCAGTCTCCCGCGTGGTCTGTTCTTAG
- the LOC18605159 gene encoding membrane-anchored ubiquitin-fold protein 3, with translation MPEEDLVDIKFRLYDGSDIGPFRYSATSTVDMLKQRIVSDWPKGKTIIPKAVNEVKLISSGKILENSKTVGQCKVPFGEVSGGVIIMHVVVQPSLAKTKTEKKIDDSPRKIVCSCSIL, from the exons ATGCCGGAGGAGGATTTGGTGGATATAAAGTTCAGGCTTTATGACGGGTCGGATATCGGGCCGTTTCGGTACTCGGCCACATCCACGGTGGATATGCTTAAGCAAAGAATCGTCTCTGATTGGCCCAAAG GTAAGACAATTATCCCAAAGGCAGTGAATGAAGTCAAACTGATAAGCTCTGGTAAAATTTTGGAAAACAGCAAGACTGTTGGTCAGTGTAAAGTACCCTTTGGTGAAGTTTCAGGTGGGGTTATCATAATGCATGTTGTAGTGCAGCCATCTCTTGCAAAAACTAAAACAG AAAAGAAGATTGATGATTCACCCAGAAAGATTGTATGCTCATGTTCCATTTTATGA
- the LOC18605160 gene encoding RNA pseudouridine synthase 7 isoform X1, which produces MKRTRGKEGDEEEKEEEKNKKKMGIVWQTTAHPAHKDDYIFHNGCATYDRATSSSYLMLINDGREKQSWICSLKNLEADQMITLLVLSNVDVYKLMERIYLFHTKVKRCQKISHFVHRQEPPVMAWDVPILQNEPDVLTVCKPASVPFWAFSKQSMGWLLCIVSKPSS; this is translated from the exons ATGAAAAGAACGAGAGGAAAGGAAGgggatgaagaagaaaaagaggaagagaaaaacaaaaagaagatgGGGATTGTTTGGCAAACTACAGCTCATCCTGCTCATAAAGACGATTATATTTTTCACAACG GCTGCGCCACGTACGACCGTGCTACTTCGAGTTCGTATCTCAt GTTAATAAACGATGGGAGGGAAAAACAATCGTGGATTTGTTCACTCAAGAATTTAGAGGCCGACCAAATGATTACTCT GTTAGTGCTGTCAAATGTGGACGTATACAAGTTGATGGAGAGAATATACCTGTTTCATACAAAAGTTAAACGATGTCAGAAGATAAGCCACTTTGTCCACAG GCAGGAACCCCCAGTGATGGCTTGGGATGTTCCAATTCTTCAAAACGAACCTGATGTACTGACGGTTTGCAAACCAGCATCTGTCCCT TTTTGGGCATTCTCCAAGCAGAGCATGGGTTGGCTCCTCTGTATCGTATCCAAACCTAGCTCCTAA
- the LOC18605160 gene encoding RNA pseudouridine synthase 7 isoform X2, translating to MKRTRGKEGDEEEKEEEKNKKKMGIVWQTTAHPAHKDDYIFHNGCATYDRATSSSYLMLINDGREKQSWICSLKNLEADQMITLLVLSNVDVYKLMERIYLFHTKVKRCQKISHFVHRQEPPVMAWDVPILQNEPDVLTVCKPASVPFWAFSKQSMGWLLCIPFID from the exons ATGAAAAGAACGAGAGGAAAGGAAGgggatgaagaagaaaaagaggaagagaaaaacaaaaagaagatgGGGATTGTTTGGCAAACTACAGCTCATCCTGCTCATAAAGACGATTATATTTTTCACAACG GCTGCGCCACGTACGACCGTGCTACTTCGAGTTCGTATCTCAt GTTAATAAACGATGGGAGGGAAAAACAATCGTGGATTTGTTCACTCAAGAATTTAGAGGCCGACCAAATGATTACTCT GTTAGTGCTGTCAAATGTGGACGTATACAAGTTGATGGAGAGAATATACCTGTTTCATACAAAAGTTAAACGATGTCAGAAGATAAGCCACTTTGTCCACAG GCAGGAACCCCCAGTGATGGCTTGGGATGTTCCAATTCTTCAAAACGAACCTGATGTACTGACGGTTTGCAAACCAGCATCTGTCCCT TTTTGGGCATTCTCCAAGCAGAGCATGGGTTGGCTCCTCTGTATC CCATTCATCGACTAG
- the LOC18605155 gene encoding protein MICRORCHIDIA 7 isoform X1 — protein sequence MDVRVKEEVMETLSAQSRKTNGVVREIPASVIELSSSSSESDSSDDSDDPDENDNANGAVAGEEALEGIALKKRKVNDVDFVLPLGFLAPLPPDDPAPVPLASDMAVVEVPETEGPPEPAASKSLSSSSSVLCKQFWKAGDYDGTPPADWDLSSGGMDHVRVHPKFLHSNATSHKWALGAFAELLDNSLDEVCSGATYVNIDMLKSKKDGNNMLLIEDNGGGMDPDKMRQCMSLGYSAKSKVANTIGQYGNGFKTSTMRLGADVIVFSRCCGKDGKHPTQSIGLLSYTFLTSTGKEDIVVPMLDYEWQQREWKKIIRSTVSDWDRNVETVVQWSPFSSATDLLRQFNLMKDHGTRIIIYNLWEDDQGLSELDFHADPHDIQLRGVNRDEKNIQMAKECPNSRHFLTYRHSLRSYASILYLRLHPNFRIILRGKDVEHHNIVNDMMLTEMVTYRPNPSAEGAPKDLNLAAVVTIGFVKDAKHHVDVQGFNVYHKNRLIKPFWRVWNAAGSDGRGVIGVLEANFVEPAHDKQGFERTTVLARLEARLVQMQKTYWSTNCHKIGYAPRRNKKNIDQSLGRDSSPDHDSQRPTRSNKKSTTSSSKRLSSDSDKLCSPSNWNKRGKECQKFPETEDGGHVLRKGDKRKKTPIDNSTKDLTKSGKSLRSIEPSSPSTENVSDDVCEVLPERLANGSSQKFVTRSKSKQECGLNDTELPHSETNLHALELLKQENCELKKRLEKYEGKRQCELLNDLQQERNCRESLEIELKGAQEKIEQLNFEQESLINIFSEERDRRDKEEENLRKKLKDASNTIQELVDKVKLLEIMKSSNF from the exons ATGGACGTTCGCGTGAAGGAAGAGGTTATGGAAACGTTAAGCGCACAAAGCCGGAAAACGAACGGCGTAGTACGGGAAATACCTGCCTCGGTCATCGAGCTGAGCAGCAGTAGCAGCGAGTCCGACTCGAGCGACGACTCAGACGATCCGGACGAGAACGATAATGCAAACGGCGCCGTTGCTGGAGAGGAAGCACTCGAAGGTATTGCTTTGAAGAAGAGGAAAGTGAATGACGTTGATTTTGTGCTGCCGCTGGGGTTTTTGGCTCCTCTACCGCCGGATGATCCTGCTCCTGTTCCGTTGGCCTCCGATATGGCGGTGGTGGAGGTTCCCGAGACGGAGGGGCCGCCGGAACCGGCGGCAAGTAAGAGTTTGAGTTCGAGTTCGAGCGTGCTTTGCAAGCAGTTTTGGAAGGCTGGAGATTATGATGGAACTCCTCCTGCTGATTGGGATCTATCTTCag GTGGCATGGATCATGTCAGGGTTCATCCAAAATTTCTACATTCCAATGCAACAAGTCATAAATGGGCTTTAGGAG CTTTTGCGGAACTTCTGGATAACTCTTTGGATGAG gTCTGCAGTGGAGCTACATATGTTAATATAGACATGCtcaaaagtaagaaagatGGGAATAATATGTTGCTAATTGAAG ATAATGGTGGTGGGATGGATCCTGATAAAATGCGTCAGTGCATGTCTCTTGGATATTCTGCAAAAAGCAAAGTAGCAAACACCATTGGACAAT ATGGCAATGGATTCAAGACTAGTACCATGAGGCTTGGAGCAGATGTTATTGTATTTTCCCGGTGCTGTGGAAAAGATGGAAAACA CCCCACACAGAGCATTGGATTGCTGTCCTACACATTTTTGACAAGCACAGGAAAGGAAGACATTGTGGTACCAATG CTAGACTATGAATGGCAACAACGAGAATGGAAGAAGATAATACGATCTACTGTCAGTGATTGGGATAGAAATGTGGAAACTGTAGTACAATGGTCTCCCTTTTCCAGTGCAACTGACCTCCTTCGTCAG TTCAACCTGATGAAAGACCATGGTACACgcattattatatataatctCTGGGAGGATGACCAAGGGCTATCGgaacttgattttcatgctgaTCCACAT GATATCCAACTCAGAGGGGTTAACCGTGatgagaaaaatatacaaatgGCAAAAGAGTGTCCAAACTCTAGGCACTTTCTGACATATAGACATTCGTTGAGG AGTTATGCATCAATACTTTATTTGAGACTTCACCCTAACTTCAGAATAATTTTACGTGGGAAAGATGTTGAGCACCACAACATAGTTAATGATATGATGCTGACTGAGATGGTAACATATCGACCAAATCCCAGTGCTGAGGGGGCCCCTAAGgatttgaat CTGGCTGCTGTAGTGACCATTGGTTTTGTGAAAGATGCCAAACATCATGTTGATGTTCAGGGTTTTAATGTTTATCACAAAAACCGACTGATCAAG CCTTTTTGGAGGGTTTGGAATGCTGCTGGGAGTGATGGTCGTGGGGTTATAG GTGTTTTGGAGGCTAATTTTGTTGAACCAGCTCATGATAAGCAGGGTTTTGAGCGTACAACAGTTCTTGCAAGACTTGAAGCACGACTAGTACAAATGCAAAAAACTTACTG GTCCACCAATTGTCATAAAATTGGCTATGCTCCACGCcgtaataagaaaaatatagatCAGTCTTTAGGCAGAG ATTCTTCTCCTGATCATGATTCACAAAGACCTACTCGATCGAATAAGAAGAGTACTACTTCTAGCAGCAAGAGACTCTCTTCAGACTCAGACAAGTTGTGTTCACCCtcaaattggaataaaagaggaaaagaatgTCAGAAATTTCCTGAAACAGAGGATGGTGGACATGTGTTAAGGAAGGGtgataaaaggaaaaagacacCAATAGATAATAGTACAAAGGACCTCACAAAATCAGGAAAAAGTTTAAGGTCAATAGAACCATCTTCCCCATCTACAGAGAATGTCAGTGATGATGTGTGTGAGGTCTTACCTGAGAGACTAGCTAATGGCAGCAGTCAAAAGTTTGTTACTCGATCAAAGTCAAAG CAGGAGTGTGGTCTTAATGACACCGAGCTTCCCCATTCAGAAACCAATTTACATGCTCTCGAGCTGTTGAAACAGGAGAATTGTGAATtgaaaaaaag ATTAGAGAAATATGAGGGAAAGCGTCAATGTGAATTGCTCAATGATTTGCAGCAAGAAAGAAATTGTCGTGAGTCACTGGAAATTGAG CTGAAAGGGGCACAGGAAAAAATTGAGCAACTGAACTTTGAACAAGAAAGTCTCATTAACATATTCTCAGAGGAGAGGGATCGAAGAGACAAGGAGGAAGAGAACTTGAGAAAGAAGCTAAAG GACGCATCCAATACCATCCAAGAGTTGGTTGACAAAGTTAAGTTGCTGGAGATAATGAAATCTTCCAACTTCTAG
- the LOC18605155 gene encoding protein MICRORCHIDIA 7 isoform X2 gives MDVRVKEEVMETLSAQSRKTNGVVREIPASVIELSSSSSESDSSDDSDDPDENDNANGAVAGEEALEGIALKKRKVNDVDFVLPLGFLAPLPPDDPAPVPLASDMAVVEVPETEGPPEPAASKSLSSSSSVLCKQFWKAGDYDGTPPADWDLSSGGMDHVRVHPKFLHSNATSHKWALGAFAELLDNSLDEVCSGATYVNIDMLKSKKDGNNMLLIEDNGGGMDPDKMRQCMSLGYSAKSKVANTIGQYGNGFKTSTMRLGADVIVFSRCCGKDGKHPTQSIGLLSYTFLTSTGKEDIVVPMLDYEWQQREWKKIIRSTVSDWDRNVETVVQWSPFSSATDLLRQFNLMKDHGTRIIIYNLWEDDQGLSELDFHADPHDIQLRGVNRDEKNIQMAKECPNSRHFLTYRHSLRSYASILYLRLHPNFRIILRGKDVEHHNIVNDMMLTEMVTYRPNPSAEGAPKDLNLAAVVTIGFVKDAKHHVDVQGFNVYHKNRLIKPFWRVWNAAGSDGRGVIGVLEANFVEPAHDKQGFERTTVLARLEARLVQMQKTYWSTNCHKIGYAPRRNKKNIDQSLGRDSSPDHDSQRPTRSNKKSTTSSSKRLSSDSDKLCSPSNWNKRGKECQKFPETEDGGHVLRKGDKRKKTPIDNSTKDLTKSGKSLRSIEPSSPSTENVSDDVCEVLPERLANGSSQKFVTRSKSKECGLNDTELPHSETNLHALELLKQENCELKKRLEKYEGKRQCELLNDLQQERNCRESLEIELKGAQEKIEQLNFEQESLINIFSEERDRRDKEEENLRKKLKDASNTIQELVDKVKLLEIMKSSNF, from the exons ATGGACGTTCGCGTGAAGGAAGAGGTTATGGAAACGTTAAGCGCACAAAGCCGGAAAACGAACGGCGTAGTACGGGAAATACCTGCCTCGGTCATCGAGCTGAGCAGCAGTAGCAGCGAGTCCGACTCGAGCGACGACTCAGACGATCCGGACGAGAACGATAATGCAAACGGCGCCGTTGCTGGAGAGGAAGCACTCGAAGGTATTGCTTTGAAGAAGAGGAAAGTGAATGACGTTGATTTTGTGCTGCCGCTGGGGTTTTTGGCTCCTCTACCGCCGGATGATCCTGCTCCTGTTCCGTTGGCCTCCGATATGGCGGTGGTGGAGGTTCCCGAGACGGAGGGGCCGCCGGAACCGGCGGCAAGTAAGAGTTTGAGTTCGAGTTCGAGCGTGCTTTGCAAGCAGTTTTGGAAGGCTGGAGATTATGATGGAACTCCTCCTGCTGATTGGGATCTATCTTCag GTGGCATGGATCATGTCAGGGTTCATCCAAAATTTCTACATTCCAATGCAACAAGTCATAAATGGGCTTTAGGAG CTTTTGCGGAACTTCTGGATAACTCTTTGGATGAG gTCTGCAGTGGAGCTACATATGTTAATATAGACATGCtcaaaagtaagaaagatGGGAATAATATGTTGCTAATTGAAG ATAATGGTGGTGGGATGGATCCTGATAAAATGCGTCAGTGCATGTCTCTTGGATATTCTGCAAAAAGCAAAGTAGCAAACACCATTGGACAAT ATGGCAATGGATTCAAGACTAGTACCATGAGGCTTGGAGCAGATGTTATTGTATTTTCCCGGTGCTGTGGAAAAGATGGAAAACA CCCCACACAGAGCATTGGATTGCTGTCCTACACATTTTTGACAAGCACAGGAAAGGAAGACATTGTGGTACCAATG CTAGACTATGAATGGCAACAACGAGAATGGAAGAAGATAATACGATCTACTGTCAGTGATTGGGATAGAAATGTGGAAACTGTAGTACAATGGTCTCCCTTTTCCAGTGCAACTGACCTCCTTCGTCAG TTCAACCTGATGAAAGACCATGGTACACgcattattatatataatctCTGGGAGGATGACCAAGGGCTATCGgaacttgattttcatgctgaTCCACAT GATATCCAACTCAGAGGGGTTAACCGTGatgagaaaaatatacaaatgGCAAAAGAGTGTCCAAACTCTAGGCACTTTCTGACATATAGACATTCGTTGAGG AGTTATGCATCAATACTTTATTTGAGACTTCACCCTAACTTCAGAATAATTTTACGTGGGAAAGATGTTGAGCACCACAACATAGTTAATGATATGATGCTGACTGAGATGGTAACATATCGACCAAATCCCAGTGCTGAGGGGGCCCCTAAGgatttgaat CTGGCTGCTGTAGTGACCATTGGTTTTGTGAAAGATGCCAAACATCATGTTGATGTTCAGGGTTTTAATGTTTATCACAAAAACCGACTGATCAAG CCTTTTTGGAGGGTTTGGAATGCTGCTGGGAGTGATGGTCGTGGGGTTATAG GTGTTTTGGAGGCTAATTTTGTTGAACCAGCTCATGATAAGCAGGGTTTTGAGCGTACAACAGTTCTTGCAAGACTTGAAGCACGACTAGTACAAATGCAAAAAACTTACTG GTCCACCAATTGTCATAAAATTGGCTATGCTCCACGCcgtaataagaaaaatatagatCAGTCTTTAGGCAGAG ATTCTTCTCCTGATCATGATTCACAAAGACCTACTCGATCGAATAAGAAGAGTACTACTTCTAGCAGCAAGAGACTCTCTTCAGACTCAGACAAGTTGTGTTCACCCtcaaattggaataaaagaggaaaagaatgTCAGAAATTTCCTGAAACAGAGGATGGTGGACATGTGTTAAGGAAGGGtgataaaaggaaaaagacacCAATAGATAATAGTACAAAGGACCTCACAAAATCAGGAAAAAGTTTAAGGTCAATAGAACCATCTTCCCCATCTACAGAGAATGTCAGTGATGATGTGTGTGAGGTCTTACCTGAGAGACTAGCTAATGGCAGCAGTCAAAAGTTTGTTACTCGATCAAAGTCAAAG GAGTGTGGTCTTAATGACACCGAGCTTCCCCATTCAGAAACCAATTTACATGCTCTCGAGCTGTTGAAACAGGAGAATTGTGAATtgaaaaaaag ATTAGAGAAATATGAGGGAAAGCGTCAATGTGAATTGCTCAATGATTTGCAGCAAGAAAGAAATTGTCGTGAGTCACTGGAAATTGAG CTGAAAGGGGCACAGGAAAAAATTGAGCAACTGAACTTTGAACAAGAAAGTCTCATTAACATATTCTCAGAGGAGAGGGATCGAAGAGACAAGGAGGAAGAGAACTTGAGAAAGAAGCTAAAG GACGCATCCAATACCATCCAAGAGTTGGTTGACAAAGTTAAGTTGCTGGAGATAATGAAATCTTCCAACTTCTAG
- the LOC18605161 gene encoding membrane-anchored ubiquitin-fold protein 3 codes for MPEEDLVDIKFRLYDGSDIGPFRYSATSTVDMLKQRIVSDWPKGKTIIPKAVNEVKLISSGKILENSKTVGQCKVPFGEVAGAVIIMHVVVQPSLSKTKTEKKIDDSPRKIVCSCSIL; via the exons ATGCCGGAGGAGGATTTGGTGGATATAAAGTTCAGGCTTTATGACGGCTCGGATATCGGGCCGTTTCGGTACTCGGCCACATCCACGGTGGATATGCTTAAGCAAAGAATCGTCTCTGATTGGCCCAAAG GTAAGACAATTATCCCAAAGGCAGTGAATGAAGTCAAACTGATAAGCTCTGGTAAAATTTTGGAGAACAGCAAGACTGTTGGTCAGTGTAAAGTACCCTTTGGTGAAGTTGCAGGTGCGGTTATCATAATGCATGTTGTAGTACAGCCATCTCtttcaaaaactaaaacaG AAAAGAAGATTGATGATTCACCCAGAAAGATTGTATGCTCATGTTCCATTTTATGA
- the LOC18605158 gene encoding glutamate-1-semialdehyde 2,1-aminomutase 2, chloroplastic — protein MAASISGVGVGLGLSCSTKLSKTLPSSRSSGFRVKMTVSVEDKKKNYTLQKSEEAFDAAKNLMPGGVNSPVRAFKSVGGQPIVMDSVKGSHMWDIDGNEYIDYVGSWGPAIIGHADDEVLAALAETMKKGTSFGAPCLLENVLAEMVISAVPSIEMVRFVNSGTEACMGVLRLARAFTGREKLIKFEGCYHGHADPFLVKAGSGVATLGLPDSPGVPRAATFETLTAPFNDISAVENLFNSNKGELAAIILEPVVGNSGFIPPKPDFLEAIHRLTKENGALLIFDEVMTGFRLSYGGAQEYFGITPDLTTLGKIIGGGLPVGAYGGRKEIMEMVAPAGPMYQAGTLSGNPLAMTAGIQTLKRLKEPGTYEYLDKITGELVQGIIDAGKKTGHAICGGYISGMFGFFFTEGPVYNFDDAKKSDTAKFARFYRGMLEEGVYFAPSQFEAGFTSLAHSSEDIQKTIAAAEKVLSMI, from the exons ATGGCGGCTTCAATCAGCGGAGTTGGAGTTGGGTTAGGGCTATCTTGTTCTACTAAGCTTTCTAAAACACTTCCTTCTTCACGATCTTCTGGCTTCCGCGTCAAAATGACCGTCTCTGTTGAAGATAAGAAGAAGAATTATACCCTTCAAAAATCTGAAGAAGCTTTCGATGCTGCCAAG AATTTGATGCCAGGAGGTGTAAATTCTCCTGTCCGTGCCTTTAAATCTGTTGGTGGACAACCGATTGTGATGGATTCTGTTAAGGGTTCTCACATGTGGGATATAGATGGGAATGAGTATATCGACTACGTTGGCTCCTGGGGCCCAGCAATAATTGGTCATGCAGATGATGAG GTCCTTGCAGCCCTGGCTGAAACAATGAAGAAAGGAACCAGCTTTGGTGCTCCTTGTCTTCTTGAGAATGTTTTGGCAGAGATGGTAATCTCAGCTGTTCCTAGCATTGAAATGGTTCGATTTGTAAACTCTGGTACAGAAGCATGCATGGGTGTGCTGCGCCTTGCTCGTGCCTTTACTGGTCGAGAAAAGCTCATCAAATTCGAGGGTTGTTACCATGGCCATGCTGATCCATTTCTTGTCAAGGCAGGTAGTGGAGTTGCTACCCTAGGGCTGCCCGACTCTCCTGGTGTTCCCAGAGCAGCCACTTTTGAAACTCTAACTGCCCCTTTCAATGACATATCAGCTGTGGAAAATCTCTTTAACAGTAACAAAGGAGAACTTGCAGCAATTATTCTTGAGCCTGTTGTTGGGAACTCTGGCTTCATTCCACCTAAACCCGACTTCCTTGAAGCCATACATCGTCTAACCAAGGAAAATGGTGCTCTGCTCATCTTCGATGAAGTGATGACTGGATTTCGCTTGTCTTATGGTGGGGCTCAGGAGTATTTTGGCATAACTCCTGATTTAACAACTCTAGGGAAGATAATTGGCGGTGGTCTGCCAGTTGGTGCATATGGAGGCAGGAAGGAGATTATGGAGATGGTGGCACCTGCAGGGCCAATGTACCAGGCTGGGACCTTGAGTGGGAACCCATTGGCAATGACAGCTGGGATACAGACCCTTAAGCGGTTGAAGGAGCCAGGAACTTACGAATACTTAGATAAGATCACTGGAGAACTTGTTCAAGGCATTATAGATGCTGGAAAGAAGACAGGACATGCAATCTGTGGAGGGTATATTAGTGGGATGTTTGGATTTTTCTTCACAGAAGGGCCTGTATACAACTTCGACGATGCAAAGAAGAGTGATACAGCAAAATTTGCCAGGTTTTATAGGGGAATGCTGGAGGAAGGTGTATACTTTGCACCTTCACAGTTTGAAGCTGGATTTACAAGCTTGGCGCATTCTTCTGAAGACATTCAAAAGACAATTGCAGCGGCTGAGAAGGTTCTTAGCATGATTTAA
- the LOC18605160 gene encoding RNA pseudouridine synthase 7 isoform X3: MKRTRGKEGDEEEKEEEKNKKKMGIVWQTTAHPAHKDDYIFHNGCATYDRATSSSYLMLINDGREKQSWICSLKNLEADQMITLLVLSNVDVYKLMERIYLFHTKVKRCQKISHFVHRQEPPVMAWDVPILQNEPDVLTVCKPASVPPFID, encoded by the exons ATGAAAAGAACGAGAGGAAAGGAAGgggatgaagaagaaaaagaggaagagaaaaacaaaaagaagatgGGGATTGTTTGGCAAACTACAGCTCATCCTGCTCATAAAGACGATTATATTTTTCACAACG GCTGCGCCACGTACGACCGTGCTACTTCGAGTTCGTATCTCAt GTTAATAAACGATGGGAGGGAAAAACAATCGTGGATTTGTTCACTCAAGAATTTAGAGGCCGACCAAATGATTACTCT GTTAGTGCTGTCAAATGTGGACGTATACAAGTTGATGGAGAGAATATACCTGTTTCATACAAAAGTTAAACGATGTCAGAAGATAAGCCACTTTGTCCACAG GCAGGAACCCCCAGTGATGGCTTGGGATGTTCCAATTCTTCAAAACGAACCTGATGTACTGACGGTTTGCAAACCAGCATCTGTCCCT CCATTCATCGACTAG